One Aphidius gifuensis isolate YNYX2018 linkage group LG5, ASM1490517v1, whole genome shotgun sequence genomic region harbors:
- the LOC122857851 gene encoding dynein regulatory complex protein 8-like isoform X1, with translation MNLTSSPRASRKSRRSSIRRLSSLEPTLLEKRIADAFDVFDNARSHEVDVRELGTIIRSLGCVISEAELQEIQVEVEDVENNCVTQERFVEYMSKAIREQKFKPAEPEDLLRAFQVFDPENRGYIMRSELEKAMIEIGEPFSEEEIKEMMAFASDPSSNKINYEHYINSLIVSIIFCCFFNTKIRKLFLLLSMLE, from the exons atgaatttaacgTCATCACCAAGAGCAAGCAGAAAATCTAGAAGAAGTTCAATTCGACGAT tgTCATCTCTAGAGCCTACTTTACTGGAAAAAAGAATTGCTGATGCATTTGACGTGTTTGATAATGCTCGAAGTCATGAAGTTGATGTTCGTGAACTTGGAACGATCATAAGATCACTTG GATGTGTAATAAGTGAAGCTGAGCTTCAGGAAATTCAAGTTGAAGTTGAAGATGTAGAAAATAATTGTGTTACTCAGGAAAGATTTGTTGAATACATGTCTAAAGCTATTCGTgaacaaaa atttaaaCCAGCTGAACCAGAGGATCTTCTTCGAGCTTTTCAAGTATTTGATCCTGAAAATCGAGGATACATTATGCGATCAGAATTAGAAAAAGCAATGATAGAAATTGGTGAACCATTTAGcgaagaagaaattaaagaaatGATGGCATTTGCAAGTGATCCATcatctaataaaattaattatgaacaCTATATTAATTCTTTAATTGTAAGTATCatattttgttgcttttttaataccaaaattagaaaattattcctACTCCTTTCCATGTTAGAATAA
- the LOC122857854 gene encoding transketolase-like protein 2, translated as MANYHKPEAKTIQELKDIANKLRIDSVTATDASKSGHPTSCSSMAEIVSVLFFNTMRYKLSEPRDASSDRFILSKGHAAPILYSAWAEAGLFPVSDLQNLRKFDSDLEGHPTPRLNFIDVGTGSLGQGLSVAAGMAYVGKYFDKASYRTYCLIGDGESAEGSIWEALSFASHYKLDNLCAIFDINRLGQSEPTAIQHNMEVYRKRLDAFGFNAIVVDGHDVEELVKAFHEAQSTKDRPTAIIAKTFKGKNFPNIEDLENWHGKALGGKSDEVIKHLTSLIKNHGPLGLRPQKPIVDDAPIVDITNVKLDTPPNYKDGDSIATRLAYGTALAKIAKNNSRVVAFDGDTKNSTFADKIKTIDSNRFVECFIAEQNLVGVATGAACRDRTIAFVSAFATFFTRAFDQIRMGAISQSNVNFVGSHCGVSIGEDGPSQMGLEDIALFRSIPGSTVFYPSDAVSTERAVELAANTKGICFIRTSRPNTSILYKNDEKIMIGKAKVIKSSSDDKVLVIGAGITLHEGIKAAEELEKSGINVRVLDPFTIKPIDAESIISNAKECGGRIVTVEDHYPEGGLGEAVASAVALERNIIIKKLAVPKVPRSGPPSVLVDAFGIGSRSIIAAVQEILKY; from the exons atggCAAACTATCACAAACCCGAAGCCAAGACAATTCAAGAACTTAAGGATATTGCCAACAAGTTGAGAATTGATTCAGTCACCGCTACTGATGCCAGTAAATCTGG tcATCCAACATCATGTTCATCAATGGCAGAAATTgtttctgttttatttttcaataccaTGAGATACAAATTGTCTGAGCCACGTGATGCAAGCAGTGATCGTTTTATTCTCAGCAAGGGTCATGCTGCTCCAATTCTTTATTCCG cTTGGGCAGAGGCTGGCCTATTTCCAGTATCTGATTTACaaaatttgagaaaatttGATAGTGATTTAGAGGGTCATCCAACTCCAagattgaattttattgatgttggAACTGGTTCATTGGGACAAGGTCTATCAGTAGCAGCTGGTATGGCTTATGTTGGAAAATATTTCGACAAAGCAAGCTACCG aacttATTGTTTGATTGGAGATGGTGAATCTGCTGAAGGTTCAATTTGGGAAGCTCTTTCCTTTGCATCACACTATAAACTTGATAATCTTTGtgcaatttttgatattaatcgACTTGGTCAAAGTGAGCCAACAGCAATTCAACATAATATGGAAGTTTATCGTAAACGTCTTGATGCATTTGGCTTTAAtgcaattgttgttgatggaCATGATGTTGAAGAACTTGTTAAAGCATTCCATGAAGCACAATCAACAAAAGATCGTCCAACAGCAATTATTGCAAAAACATTTAAGggtaaaaattttccaaatatTGAAGATCTTGAAAATTGGCATGGTAAAGCACTTGGTGGTAAATCAGATGAAGttataaaacatttaacatcacttattaaaaatcatgGACCACTTGGTCTTCGTCCACAAAAaccaattgttgatgatgcaccaattgttgatataacaaatgttaaactTGATACACCACCAAATTATAAAGATGGTGATTCAATTGCAACACGTTTAGCATATGGTACTGCACTTGctaaaattgctaaaaataattcacGTGTTGTTGCATTTGATGGTGAtactaaaaattcaacatttgcTGATAAAATAAAGACAATTGATTCAAATCGTTTTGTTGAATGTTTTATTGCTGAACAAAATTTAGTTGGTGTTGCAACTGGTGCTGCATGTCGTGATAGAACAATTGCATTTGTATCAGCATTTGCAACATTCTTTACACGCGCATTTGATCAAATACGTATGGGAGCAATATCACAatcaaatgttaattttgttgGTTCACATTGTGGTGTATCAATTGGTGAAGATGGTCCATCACAAATGGGTCTTGAAGATATTGCATTATTCCGTTCAATACCTGGATCAACTGTATTTTATCCAAGTGATGCTGTATCAACTGAACGTGCTGTTGAACTTGCTGCAAACACAAAAGGCATTTGCTTTATTCGTACATCAAGACCAAatacatcaatattatataaaaatgatgaaaaaattatgattggTAAAGCTAAAGTTATCAAATCATCAAGTGATGATAAAGTGCTAGTGATTGGTGCTGGTATAACACTTCATGAAGGAATAAAAGCTGCTGAAGAACTTGAAAAAAGTGGTATTAATGTTAGAGTACTTGATCCATTTACAATTAAACCAATTGATGCTGAAAGTATTATTAGTAATGCCAAAGAATGTGGTGGAAGAATTGTTACTGTTGAAGATCATTATCCAGAGGGTGGTCTTGGTGAAGCTGTTGCATCTGCTGTTGCACTTGaacgtaatattattattaaaaaacttgcTGTACCAAAAGTACCACGTTCTGGACCACCAAGTGTTCTTGTTGATGCCTTTGGTATCGGTTCACGTTCTATTATTGCAGCTGTTCaagaaattttgaaatactaa
- the LOC122857853 gene encoding cleavage and polyadenylation specificity factor subunit 1: protein MYSICKTTHPATGVEHAITCCFFNRGEKCLVVAGANVLRVFRLIPNIDLTKKEKFIDPRTTRMKLECLGQYSLHGNVMSMQSVSLVGSQRDSLLLSFRDAKLSVVEYDQDTHDLRTVSLHYFEEEEMRDGWTNHHHIPIVRVDPEGRCAVMLIYGKKLVVLPFRKDPTLDDGDIDIKPTTTNKTPILSSYMIVLKTLEEKMDNIIDLQFLYGYYEPTLLILYEPVRTFPGRIAVRQDTSAMVAISLNIQQKVHPIIWSVSNLPFDCYQAVPVKKPLGGTLIMSINSLIYLNQSIPPYGVSLNSLTDTSTVFPLKPQDGVKMSLEGAQVAFISSDRLVVSLKTGELYVLSLFADSMRSVRGFHFDKAAASVLTSCVCLCEDNFLFLGSRLGNSLLLRFTEKEEQEDLLQIKQKKINKEKHDNDIEIIDMDNDDDDNDNGEKPAKKIKKDYLGDWMASDVLDIKDPEELEVYGNETQTSMQITSYKFEVCDSLLNIGPCGQISMGEPAFLSEEFSHEIDPDIELVTTSGFGKNGALCVLQRTIRPQIITTFELPGCQDMWTVIGPPNINQQQQQSNSNSNSNNKDTDGTHGFLILCEQDSTMILQTGKEINEVDHSGFSTQSKTVYAGNIGKNKYIIQITENSVILLNGKEEIQNLLIDIDCPIIHASVADPHIVLLSKDGQVILLTLREVRGTPNLNLQILDLLPRPQIDRLCLYRDVSGLFTTTLYEESDIDKQEEAKIFDEPSVVNDIDNEDDLLYGDGTNFQMPLPKPIKIHDDLPKKNSTWWHKYTLEIKPTFWLLIYRESGTLEIYSIPDLHLSYLIRNFGYGQQVLHDSMESTNVNINQINEIPNSELQVRELLMVALGHHGNRPMLLVRMDNELQIYQAYKYPKGNIKLRFKKLEHNIIPGQLKTITKQEDTPNDNNKNVLLMRYFSNIAGYNGVFICGDYPHWIFLTGRGELRTHPMAIDGPIKSFASFNNINCSQGFLYFNNKNELRICILPTHLSYDAPWPVRKVPLRCTPHFVTYHVESKTYCVVTSTSEPFKSYYRFNGEDKEFTEEDKSERFIYPIQEQFSICLFSPVSWQTIPNTKIELDDWEHVTCLKNVSLAYEGTRSGLKGYIVIGTNYNYGEDITSRGRIMIFDIIEVVPEPGQPLTKNRFKQIYAKEQKGPITAITQVSGFLVSAVGQKIYIWQLKDNDLIGVAFIDTQIYIHQMLSIKSLILVADVYKSISLLRFQEEYRTLSLVSRDFRASEVYTIEYLIDNTNMGFLVADGESNLALFMYQPESRESLGGQKLIRKADFHLGQKVNSFFRIKCRTADPSDFRKQFTGADRRHATMFATLDGSLGYVLPVPEKTYRRLLMLQNVLVTHLSHTAGLNPKAFRTHKSHIRLQGNPARGIIDGDLVWKYIQLPNIEKTEVAKKIGTKVQEIVEDIIEIDRQTAHF from the exons atgtattcaaTTTGTAAAACAACACATCCAGCAACTGGTGTTGAACATGCAATaacatgttgtttttttaatagagGTGAAAAATGTTTAGTTGTAGCTGGTGCAAATGTACTTCGTGTATTTCGTTTGATACCAAACATAGACctgacaaaaaaagaaaaatttattgatccaCGTACAACAAGAATGAAATTAGAATGTCTAGGTCAATATAGTCTTCATGGTAATGTTATGTCAATGCAATCAGTAAGTCTAGTTGGTTCACAAAGAGATTCATTACTACTAAGTTTTCGTGATGCAAAACTGTCAGTTGTTGAATATGATCAAGATACTCATGATTTACGTACAGTATCATTACATTAttttgaagaagaagaaatgcGTGATGGTTGGacaaatcatcatcatataccAATTGTTAGAGTTGATCCAGAAGGACGTTGTGCTGTTATGCTTATTTATGGTAAAAAATTAGTTGTATTACCATTTAGAAAAGATCCAACACTTGATGATGGTGACATTGATATtaaaccaacaacaacaaataaaacaccaatattatcatcatacatgattgtattaaaaacattagaagaaaaaatggataatattattgatttacaatttttatatggtTATTATGAGccaacattattaatattatatgaaCCAGTTAGAACATTTCCTGGTAGAATTGCTGTACGTCAAGATACATCAGCAATGGTTGCAATATCACttaatatacaacaaaaagTACATCCAATAATTTGGTCTGTATCAAATTTACCATTTGATTGTTATCAAGCTGTACCAGTTAAAAAACCACTTGGTGGTACATTAATTATGTCAATTAATTCTTTGATTTATCTTAATCAAAGTATACCACCATATGGTGTATCATTAAATAGTTTAACTGATACAAGTACTGTATTTCCATTGAAACCACAAGATGGTGTTAAAATGAGTCTTGAAGGTGCACAAGTTGCATTTATATCATCAGATAGACTTGTTGTATCATTAAAAACTGGTGaattatatgtattatcattatttgctGATAGTATGAGATCAGTACGTGgttttcattttgataaagCAGCAGCAAGTGTATTAACATCATGTGTATGTTTATgtgaagataattttttatttcttggttCACGTCTTGGTAATTCATTGTTATTACGTTTTACAGAAAAAGAAGAACAAGAagatttattacaaattaaacaaaaaaaaattaataaagaaaaacatgataatgatattgaaataattgatatggataatgatgatgatgataatgataatggtgAAAAaccagctaaaaaaataaaaaaagattatctTGGTGATTGGATGGCATCAGATGTATTAGATATTAAAGATCCAGAAGAACTTGAAGTATATGGTAATGAAACACAAACATCAATGCAAATAAcatcatataaatttgaagTATGTgatagtttattaaatattggaCCATGTGGACAAATATCAATGGGTGAACCAGCATTTTTATCTGAAGAATTTTCACATGAAATTGATCCAGATATTGAGCTTGTAACAACATCTGGTTTTGGTAAAAATGGTGCATTATGTGTATTACAACGTACAATACGTCCACAAATAATAACGACATTTGAATTACCTGGTTGTCAAGATATGTGGACTGTTATTGGTCCACcaaatataaatcaacaacaacaacaaagtaatagtaatagtaatagtaacAATAAAGATACTGATGGTACACatggttttttaatattatgtgAACAAGATTCAACAATGATATTACAAACTggtaaagaaataaatgaagTTGATCATAGTGGTTTTAGTACACAAAGTAAAACAGTATATGCTGGTAatattggtaaaaataaatacatcatACAAATAACTGAAAATTCAGTAATACTACTTAATGGAAAAGaagaaatacaaaatttattaattgatattgattgTCCAATAATACATGCAAGTGTTGCTGATCCacatattgtattattaagtAAAGATGGACaagttatattattaacactACGTGAAGTACGTGGTACACCAAAtcttaatttacaaatattagaTTTATTACCAAGACCACAAATTGATAGATTATGTTTATATCGAGATGTTAGTGGTTTATTTACAACAACATTATATGAAGAATCAGATATTGATAAACAAGAAGAagctaaaatatttgatgaacCATCAGTTgttaatgatattgataatgaagATGATTTATTATATGGTGATGGTACAAATTTTCAAATGCCATTACCAAAACcaattaaaatacatgatgatttaccaaaaaaaaattcaacatggTGGCATAAATATACACTTGAAATAAAGCCAACATTTTGGCTTTTAATATATCGTGAATCTGGTACAttagaaatttattcaatacccgatttacatttatcatatttaatacGTAATTTTGGTTATGGACAACAAGTATTACATGACAGTATGGAATCAacaaatgttaatattaatcaaataaatgaaataccaAATTCTGAATTACAAGTACGTGAATTATTAATGGTTGCACTTGGTCATCATGGTAATCGTCCAATGTTACTTGTACGTATGGATAatgaattacaaatatatcaaGCATATAAATATCCAAAAGGTAATATTAAGCtacgttttaaaaaattagaacatAATATAATACCTggacaattaaaaacaataacaaaacaagAAGATACaccaaatgataataataaaaatgtattattaatgcGTTATTTTAGTAATATTGCTGGTTATAATGGTGTATTTATTTGTGGTGATTATCCACATTGGATATTTTTAACTGGACGTGGTGAATTACGTACACATCCAATGGCTATTGATGGaccaattaaatcatttgcatcatttaataatattaattgttcacaaggttttttatattttaataataaaaatgaattaagaATTTGTATATTACCAACACATTTATCATATGATGCACCATGGCCAGTTAGAAAAGTACCATTACGTTGTACACCACATTTTGTAACTTATCATGTTGAGAGTAAAACATATTGTGTTGTAACAAGTACATCTGAACCATTTAAATCATATTATAGATTTAATGGTGAAGATAAAGAATTTACTGAAGAAGATAAATCAGaaagatttatttatccaatacAAGAACAATTTagtatatgtttattttcacCAGTATCATGGCAAACAATACCAAATACTAAAATTGAATTAGATGATTGGGAACATGTaacatgtttaaaaaatgtatcatTAGCATATGAAGGAACAAGATCTGGCTTAAAAGGTTACATTGTTATTggaacaaattataattatggtGAAGATATAACAAGTCGTGGTAGAATTAtgatatttgatattattgaagttGTACCAGAACCAGGACAGCCATTAActaaaaatagatttaaacaaatttatgctAAAGAACAAAAAGGACCAATAACAGCAATAACACAAGTATCTGGATTTTTAGTATCAGCTGTtggacaaaaaatatatatttggcaattaaaagataatgatttaattggtGTTGCATTTATTGATacacaaatttatatacatcaaATGTTGAGTATTAAAAGTTTGATACTTGTTGCTGatgtttataaatcaattagtTTACTAAGATTTCAAGAAGAATATAGAACATTGTCATTAGTTAGTAGAGATTTTAGAGCATCTGAAGTTTAtactattgaatatttaattgataatactaATATGGGATTTCTTGTTGCTGATGGAGAAAGTAATTTAGCATTATTTATGTATCAACCAGAATCAAGAGAAAGTCTTGGTGGACAAAAACTTATTCGTAAAGCTGATTTTCATCTTGGACAAAAagtcaatagtttttttagaattaaatgtCGAACTGCTGATCCATCTGATTTTAGAAAACAATTTACTGGTGCTGATAGAAGACATGCTACTatgtttg cTACGTTGGATGGAAGTCTTGGATATGTTTTACCAGTTCCAGAAAAAACTTATCGACGTCTTTTAATGTTACAAAATGTTCTTGTTACACATTTATCACATACTGCTGGATTAAATCCAAAAGCATTTAG aacACACAAAAGCCATATTCGACTTCAGGGAAATCCAGCACGTGGAATTATCGATGGAGATTTGGTGtggaaatatattcaattaccCAATATTGAGAAAACTGAAGTAGCCAAAAAAATTGGCACAAAAGTACAAGAAATTGTTGAGGATATTATAGAAATTGATAGACAAACAgcacatttttaa
- the LOC122857850 gene encoding delta(3,5)-Delta(2,4)-dienoyl-CoA isomerase, mitochondrial isoform X1 encodes MNIIAKSLKVLQQSSKYANTYQSLSSMSTMKFETISITKPKEFVYQVELNRPKKLNALNNTMWLEIGACFKELEDSSDCRVVILTGAGKAFSAGIDLQDAMSLGQNLVDEDDVARRCRMIEKKIKIYQDAFLSIEKCRKPVIAAVNGLCIGGAFNMICAADIRYASKDAWFSLKEVDIGMAADVGALQWLPKIIGSESLVRELAFTARKMTPEEALSCGLISRLFNDNQTLLTETLSIAEEISLKSPVAVQGTKRTLIHARDHSVEDGLEYIRNINQTMIQSDDFVNAAVAQATKGDAPVFSKL; translated from the exons atgaatattattgccAAGTCATTGAAGGTGCTTCAACAATCATCCAAGT acGCAAATACGTATCAGTCATTATCCAGTATGTCAACAATGAAATTTGaaacaatatcaataacaaAACCTAAAGAGTTTGTTTATCAAGTTGAATTGAATAGgccaaaaaaattgaatgctCTTAACAATACAATGTGGCT aGAAATTGGAGCATGTTTTAAAGAACTTGAAGATTCATCAGATTGTCGTGTTGTTATTTTGACAGGTGCTGGTAAAGCATTTTCAGCTGGTATTGATCTTCAAGATGCCATGAGTCTTGGACAAAATTTagttgatgaagatgatgttgCAAGAAGATGTagaatgattgaaaaaaaaattaaaatatatcaagatgcatttttatcaattgaaaag TGTAGAAAGCCAGTAATAGCAGCAGTAAATGGACTTTGTATCGGTGGTGCATTTAACATGATTTGTGCAGCAGATATTCGTTATGCATCAAAAGATGCTTGGTTTTCATTGAAAGAAGTTGACATTGGAATGGCTGCTGATGTTGGTGCTTTACAGTGGTTACCAAAAATCATTGGATCAGAAAGTCTCGTCAGGGAATTGGCATTTACTGCAAGAAAAATGACACCAGAAGAAGCACTATCATGTGGTCTCATCAGTAGATTATTCAATGACAATCAaac aTTGTTAACTGAAACATTGTCAATTGCTGAAGAAATATCACTTAAAAGTCCAGTTGCTGTTCAGGGAACTAAAAGAACTTTGATTCATGCCAGAGATCATTCTGTTGAAGATGGTCTAGAGTATATT agaaatattaatcaaacaaTGATACAGAGTGATGATTTTGTTAATGCTGCTGTTGCACAAGCAACCAAAGGTGATGCTCCTGTTTTTTCtaaactgtaa
- the LOC122857851 gene encoding dynein regulatory complex protein 8-like isoform X3, producing the protein MNLTSSPRASRKSRRSSIRRLSSLEPTLLEKRIADAFDVFDNARSHEVDVRELGTIIRSLGCVISEAELQEIQVEVEDVENNCVTQERFVEYMSKAIREQKFKPAEPEDLLRAFQVFDPENRGYIMRSELEKAMIEIGEPFSEEEIKEMMAFASDPSSNKINYEHYINSLIVD; encoded by the exons atgaatttaacgTCATCACCAAGAGCAAGCAGAAAATCTAGAAGAAGTTCAATTCGACGAT tgTCATCTCTAGAGCCTACTTTACTGGAAAAAAGAATTGCTGATGCATTTGACGTGTTTGATAATGCTCGAAGTCATGAAGTTGATGTTCGTGAACTTGGAACGATCATAAGATCACTTG GATGTGTAATAAGTGAAGCTGAGCTTCAGGAAATTCAAGTTGAAGTTGAAGATGTAGAAAATAATTGTGTTACTCAGGAAAGATTTGTTGAATACATGTCTAAAGCTATTCGTgaacaaaa atttaaaCCAGCTGAACCAGAGGATCTTCTTCGAGCTTTTCAAGTATTTGATCCTGAAAATCGAGGATACATTATGCGATCAGAATTAGAAAAAGCAATGATAGAAATTGGTGAACCATTTAGcgaagaagaaattaaagaaatGATGGCATTTGCAAGTGATCCATcatctaataaaattaattatgaacaCTATATTAATTCTTTAATT gttgattaa
- the LOC122857851 gene encoding dynein regulatory complex protein 8-like isoform X2, with the protein MSSLEPTLLEKRIADAFDVFDNARSHEVDVRELGTIIRSLGCVISEAELQEIQVEVEDVENNCVTQERFVEYMSKAIREQKFKPAEPEDLLRAFQVFDPENRGYIMRSELEKAMIEIGEPFSEEEIKEMMAFASDPSSNKINYEHYINSLIVSIIFCCFFNTKIRKLFLLLSMLE; encoded by the exons A tgTCATCTCTAGAGCCTACTTTACTGGAAAAAAGAATTGCTGATGCATTTGACGTGTTTGATAATGCTCGAAGTCATGAAGTTGATGTTCGTGAACTTGGAACGATCATAAGATCACTTG GATGTGTAATAAGTGAAGCTGAGCTTCAGGAAATTCAAGTTGAAGTTGAAGATGTAGAAAATAATTGTGTTACTCAGGAAAGATTTGTTGAATACATGTCTAAAGCTATTCGTgaacaaaa atttaaaCCAGCTGAACCAGAGGATCTTCTTCGAGCTTTTCAAGTATTTGATCCTGAAAATCGAGGATACATTATGCGATCAGAATTAGAAAAAGCAATGATAGAAATTGGTGAACCATTTAGcgaagaagaaattaaagaaatGATGGCATTTGCAAGTGATCCATcatctaataaaattaattatgaacaCTATATTAATTCTTTAATTGTAAGTATCatattttgttgcttttttaataccaaaattagaaaattattcctACTCCTTTCCATGTTAGAATAA
- the LOC122857850 gene encoding delta(3,5)-Delta(2,4)-dienoyl-CoA isomerase, mitochondrial isoform X2 gives MSTMKFETISITKPKEFVYQVELNRPKKLNALNNTMWLEIGACFKELEDSSDCRVVILTGAGKAFSAGIDLQDAMSLGQNLVDEDDVARRCRMIEKKIKIYQDAFLSIEKCRKPVIAAVNGLCIGGAFNMICAADIRYASKDAWFSLKEVDIGMAADVGALQWLPKIIGSESLVRELAFTARKMTPEEALSCGLISRLFNDNQTLLTETLSIAEEISLKSPVAVQGTKRTLIHARDHSVEDGLEYIRNINQTMIQSDDFVNAAVAQATKGDAPVFSKL, from the exons ATGTCAACAATGAAATTTGaaacaatatcaataacaaAACCTAAAGAGTTTGTTTATCAAGTTGAATTGAATAGgccaaaaaaattgaatgctCTTAACAATACAATGTGGCT aGAAATTGGAGCATGTTTTAAAGAACTTGAAGATTCATCAGATTGTCGTGTTGTTATTTTGACAGGTGCTGGTAAAGCATTTTCAGCTGGTATTGATCTTCAAGATGCCATGAGTCTTGGACAAAATTTagttgatgaagatgatgttgCAAGAAGATGTagaatgattgaaaaaaaaattaaaatatatcaagatgcatttttatcaattgaaaag TGTAGAAAGCCAGTAATAGCAGCAGTAAATGGACTTTGTATCGGTGGTGCATTTAACATGATTTGTGCAGCAGATATTCGTTATGCATCAAAAGATGCTTGGTTTTCATTGAAAGAAGTTGACATTGGAATGGCTGCTGATGTTGGTGCTTTACAGTGGTTACCAAAAATCATTGGATCAGAAAGTCTCGTCAGGGAATTGGCATTTACTGCAAGAAAAATGACACCAGAAGAAGCACTATCATGTGGTCTCATCAGTAGATTATTCAATGACAATCAaac aTTGTTAACTGAAACATTGTCAATTGCTGAAGAAATATCACTTAAAAGTCCAGTTGCTGTTCAGGGAACTAAAAGAACTTTGATTCATGCCAGAGATCATTCTGTTGAAGATGGTCTAGAGTATATT agaaatattaatcaaacaaTGATACAGAGTGATGATTTTGTTAATGCTGCTGTTGCACAAGCAACCAAAGGTGATGCTCCTGTTTTTTCtaaactgtaa